The Streptomyces achromogenes DNA segment GAAGGCCGCCGGGCGCCCGCCGTCGTTCACCGCGCGCGTCACTTCCCGACGCTCAGCCCCTGGCTCTTCATGGCCGCGACGGTGCTGTCCTGGACGGAGGTCACGGTCTTCGGGATGGTGCCCTGCCCGGCTCCGGCCTTCTTGAGCCCGTCCTTCATGTCGGACTGAACCTGGCTCATCGTCGGGCCCCACACCCAGCCCGTGCTCGTGTTCGCGGCCGCTGTCTTGAACACGTCGTAGATGTTCTGTCCGCCGAAGTACGCCGACGGCTGGTCCACGGCAGGCAGCTGCTGTCCGCTCGTCGCGGCCGGGTAGATGCCCGTGTTCTTGATCAGACTGGTGACACTGTCGTTGTCGGTGCTCATCCAGGTCGCGAACTCCGTCGCTTCCTTCGGGTGGTCGCAGCCCTTGAGCACCACGGTCGCCGAGCCTCCGCGGTTACCGGCCGCCTTCTGTCCGGCGGACCACTGGGGCATGGGCGCCACGGCCCACTTGCCGGACAGCTCGGGCAGGTTCTTGGAGATCAGCGGAGCCGCCCACACGGCGCTGACGAGAGACAGCAGCTGCCCGTCCTGCACCTTCTTGAACCAGGCCGTGTCCAGCATCGGGTCACTGGTGACCAGCTTCTTGTCCAGCAGGCCTTGCCAGTACTGCGCGACCTTGCTGGTCTGCGGGTTGGCGATGGTCACCTGCCACCGGTCGTTCTCGGTACCGAACCACTTGCCTCCGGCCTGCCAGGTCAGCGCCCCCAGGTCATAGGCGTCCTGCGGCGTGGTCGTCAGGTAGGCCGAGGGGTCGGCGCTGTGCACCTTCTGCGCGGCCGCGGCGAAATCGTCCCAGGTCTTCGGTGGCGAGATCTTGTACTTCTTGAACAGGTCGGTGCGGTAGTACATCGCCATGGGCCCGGTGTCGACGGGGATGCCGAACACCCTGTCGCCGACGCTGGACATCTGCCAGGTCCACGGCACGAACTTGTCCTTGGCGGAGTCGGCGTACTGGGAGATGTCCTCCAGCGCGCCGGTGGCGATGAAGTTCGAGAGGGTGTCGTAGCCCACCTGTCCGAGACAGGGTGCGTTGTCGGCCTTCACCGCGTTCTGCATCTTGGCGTAGCCGCCGATGCTGCCCGCCGGGATCTGGCTGTACTTGACCTTGATGTCGGGGTGGGACTTGTTCCACAGCGCCACGGACTTGTCGAGGCCGACCGCCGCCCCCCAGAACTCCACCGTCACCGGCTTGCCGCCGGAACTCGAACCGCCCGAGTCGCCGGACCCGCTGCAGGCGCTGAGCGTGACGAGCGAGGCAACGGTCAACATGACCCCAGCCCCCTTCACCCACCGTGAAGCCATGGGAACTCCTTCCGTCGGCCGTCCGCCTTGCGGAGCTTGCCGGTTGATCTGCGAGCGGCGTGTCGCGCACGGAGTCGTTGAGAGCTTCCCGTCTTCGGGGACTCATCCCTACGAACACTGCCGAACGGCTTGCGATTGGGGTTTCGCTTGAGGTGTGCGCCAGCCCTTGTTGGCCCGTCTGGCCTACGTGATGCGCCGGCCCCGCGGAGCAGCGTCCGAGGCTCGGAGTGCTTGCGGTCGAACCGAGCAGCTCACTCTGAAGTGCGAAGCGAATCTCAGTTGCGTTGACTATGGGGCCGGGTGCGCCGCCTGTCAACGCTTTCTCGTCGACTCTTGGTAAAGAGTCTGGCTCACCGAAAGGGTCGCTGGGCAGCACGGGCTTCGGGACCTCTGTGACGCACTCGAGATCTCCGGGGTCCATGTGTATGCGTTCTGTCGGTCAGGCCGATATGTGACCGAAATCGAGGAGGCAGTGCTAAAGCGCGTTGATGACGTGTGAAAAGCGGCGCAGACCCTCTTCGAGCGCAGCCTCGTCCGTGGCGAAGGACAGGCGTACGTGTCCCTCGCCCGACGGGCCGAATTCGGACCCGGCGCGTACGAGCACGCCTCCGTCGGCGAACCGTTGCGCGAGTTCGACGGAGGACAGGGCGCTGTCGATACGGGGGAATGCGTAGAACGCTCCGAGAGGCCGGACGACGCTCACCGCATCGAGACCGTCGAGGTGCTGCATGACCAGATCGCGGCGGCGCTGGAAGCGTGCCGAGAGTGCGTGC contains these protein-coding regions:
- a CDS encoding ABC transporter substrate-binding protein; its protein translation is MLTVASLVTLSACSGSGDSGGSSSGGKPVTVEFWGAAVGLDKSVALWNKSHPDIKVKYSQIPAGSIGGYAKMQNAVKADNAPCLGQVGYDTLSNFIATGALEDISQYADSAKDKFVPWTWQMSSVGDRVFGIPVDTGPMAMYYRTDLFKKYKISPPKTWDDFAAAAQKVHSADPSAYLTTTPQDAYDLGALTWQAGGKWFGTENDRWQVTIANPQTSKVAQYWQGLLDKKLVTSDPMLDTAWFKKVQDGQLLSLVSAVWAAPLISKNLPELSGKWAVAPMPQWSAGQKAAGNRGGSATVVLKGCDHPKEATEFATWMSTDNDSVTSLIKNTGIYPAATSGQQLPAVDQPSAYFGGQNIYDVFKTAAANTSTGWVWGPTMSQVQSDMKDGLKKAGAGQGTIPKTVTSVQDSTVAAMKSQGLSVGK